ggaAGGGACGGGAGCAGGTGGCGAGCCAGCGGTATGCTCTAGTTCTGGCAGGATATTTATAACCTGCATGAGTAGGGGCTGTCACCTCTAAACAGCCatgaaaatgctgaaaataggTGCGGGAatgagcgtgtgtttgtgtatgtgagagagagactgagagggagacagagacaaaacagacaGACGCTACCAACGACAAAGAGAACTCCTGGACTGTTTGCATGTATGACATATTTCATTCCTCTCCACTGCAGAGTCCACCCATTCAGCTGGGACTATGTTATCATAATTTGGCATGGTCAGacacgaaacacacacacactaagacatttgtacagacacacacaattaGGGCTTTGGGGGATTTGAAGCCGCATGAGATCTAAGTAATGTTTTTGTTCCAACAAGATCCAGAAGTTCCCTTTGCAGCACCTGGCAGCGCTGTgtgaaaataaagtgattttactttaaatacatttctttctgCTCATCCATCTAATGCCAGAGAGTTATTTACTCTGACATGTGAGAACGCACACATTCTGGTGCATAAGCCTTGGTGCTAAAGCAAcagacactttttattttagtctCTATAAAAGTCCTCCAGAGGCTTTAAAGTGGCTTGCTCCTAAATCCATACATGTTCCTAAATAGAGCCAGCAGCCAGGCAGACGGCGGGTCAGAACCCAACAGTAACCTAAACCACTTCCTCTTGAACCTTGACACCCGAGAGACATGATTAACAGGGATCAAGTGGATCGTCCACAACTCTCTGCATCTATTTCCCTCGTTCCTCGCCACTGGTCCCATGTGACGCGGTAGGAATGATAATTTAATGAGGCCATCAAAAATCAAACTTACTTACTAACAAATCTCATTAACATTATACTAGTGCATCCAATTCATGCGTCTGATGCAGGGACCTGCAAAACACGTTTATCTTTCGGTATGCAAGCATGAGCAGCACAAGATGCTTCTGTTCTATTTAATGCTGGCAAAAACACAGAGGGGGAATATTTCgtaatagagagagagagagagagaggaagaaatactttggTGTGATCTAATTTGGAAACGTTGTGGTAATTTGTTGGATTTCTTCGGTTGATCTCTAAAGACTAGTATGTGGTGAATGTAGTGTATAACAATCAAACAAAGTTCAGCTTCTTGTTCTTCCGAGTCTGCCATTTCTGCCATGCACAACCAGAGTGTTTACAGTTCCCTACAGAGCGGTTATTCACTTACCTCAGCAAGTTGAAAGACTTCAGGATGCACCTCGGGCTCTGCCTTTATGGGGATTCCTCCTGCGTCAGTATCAGGTCCATGTGTCTTCATCCTGCCGGTGCTCATGCTGTGAATGCACCCCATACTTCCAGATGATGCCTATTTGCCTGGTATCTTTAATTTCCTCAACTCTTATCCACTCCTTCTTATCCGTGCTTTACTCCAGTaggtcctcctcttcttcttcttctcctcctctcagagcTTCATGTTTTGAAGGGCCTCCTTATGTTTCTGCGACAGCTAACGTCTTCCTCTCCAACATGCTCCTTCTTCCCCAGTGACTCCTGacacctccaccctcctctctgACAGCCTGTCCTGCCTTGAAATCCACCCcagattactttttttcccctctcctttccccccctctcctcttaCAACCCCTCTTTCACCCCTGCAAAAAATTGTCACCAAGCGCAGACCCTCCACTCTATCTCCCCCACCTCTCCTCTTACACTTCTCCCTGGCTATCCTAACAGTGCAAAGCATGCAAGCATACACTCACcacctctctcttccctcccccCTTTTCAACTTGCCAATACTTTCGTCTCTTCTCTACAGACCCTCAAATGTCTCATATGCTGCTCTCACCCACTCCACACTTACAGACCCTCCActcttccactctctctctctctctctctctcccgctccaTCAGGCTCTACTTGCCGTCTCTCCATGGGGGAGAAAGGGGGCAGCTGTTTTGACTTGTTGATGTCAGGCCCTTCCCCTTTCCTTTGGCTTCACTTCAGCCCCTCtaaccctcctcttcctcatggGGGAGTGATTAGATAGAGCCTCTTTCACACACGTCAGCCCTCCAGACTCTGTAACTTTGCACATGAGAACATACTGTATTGATCCCACATCTTCCTTCCGTCAGCTCTGTTGTGAGGAAGTGGAGACTTTCTTGCATGCATTTCAAGTAAACAGTATCTCTGCATCTCCCTTGGATGTGAAAATGCTGAGATGTAATGAATCCCAAGGCCATGTTTAATAAGATGCATGACAACAACATGAATGTCCTCTATTTTCTTCCGTCTATAGCTCTTCATTGAACTGAAAACAATGATAGGCTCTGTGCTTAAATCTTAGATCTGCTACTCCAATAGTTAAATTCCTTCAgactgcatctctctctctctctctgtaacacacacacaactgtattCCTCCAAACTGGGCTCTCCAGACAAAATACTGCTTTAAGCTGGAGGTTTTAGGGTTGTGAAGGGAAAATCTCCAACAATAAGCTCTTTCTAAAACCATGTTTTAGGCCTCTGGTTGGACCATGCAAGGCGTTCCTTGGTTTAAAGTGAGACAAATCTGTGGCCGCGAGCTAAATTAGCAGACGATACCACCGTGTTTTAGTAAGTGCATAAGTCAAATTTTCAGGGACTTCACAGATGCTTAATGTATTACACTGTTGATATCAGTAGACACAGTCGTGACagattatacatttaaaaagagaacATGATGATGGCAAAGTTTCACTTGATACATCATCTAGGGACCTGACTGACGCAAACCTGAGTCATGTTGTGGCTTGAAGTGGAAGGAAGGACCCTCCTGTGTGGACCAGCTGCTAATTCACATGGCAACAGCGGTGGGGGGATGGCTAACAAAAACTTGCGTATAAACCCGAAAtttacagttttcattttaCCTACACAGCcagtaaagtaaagtattcAGATCTGTACTAGGTAAAAGTAGAATTACTACAGTGTTAAAATAGCATGCATTAATGTGTGcaatagatagatggatagagtTTTTCATTAATCCCAGCGGGAAAGTTAGAGTAgttagagtaaaaaaaacacaaaggtatTAATGagaatgattaaaaaataatgatcaaCAATTTCATGTTGTAGCTAATAACTACTTTTTACACAGTTGGGTGGTTTATTGTTAATATGTAAAGTAAATTGTAACCAAGGCTGTCACATAAATGTAGAGCAGTAAAAAGCACAGTATTCCCACTGAAATGTATCGAAGTATaaattgaaaatgcaaatataagTACAAATTACAAGTACTTAAAACTGTGCTTGATTACAGAACTTGAGTCATACTTAAGTTATTCCCCAACTGGCCACACAGACACTTTGCAACCTCACGGTGAAGAGGAATCCTCTGCTGGCTTTGCTATCATGCAGAACTACATGGAATGTACAAAAATAGCAGggatggtttgttttttttgtccttataCTTTACCCAGATGTTTTATCATCTAGAATGAAGACTTTTTATTTGACTTGTTTCCCTTTTTAGCGCCACCATTAACAAAGACATAGATACGAATaagcaaaagcattttttttctcattacaaTTTTCCCCAGTGAGTCAGCACAACTTTTTGTTCCATGAGTGGCTACTTCATAAGCAATATACTCAAAAATCAATAAACTGAGGAAAATACTGGACTGGTTTGTTTGTAAAAGTGATAAACACAGCTGACAACTCTGGTGTGCCATCACCGAGCTTTAGCATACACTAACTATGTGTAGATCTTTATTAGCAGGTATTGATATTATAccaatttatttgattttgctACCAGTCACCTTTCCCACTGCCAGGCACCAGTATGCTACAGATAATGTCTTGCTACTGAAGGCTCTAGGAGTCCTATCTTACACCTTAGTGGGTgccctctgtgtctgtgtgggatGTGAAGCTCAGCAGGATTCTAACCAGCTGCCACCAGGAGCCTGGCTCTCAGCAGGGGGCTGGGACTGAagaaatactgtaaaatgttcCATCTCTCAGACCACACCAGGAGAACAGAAAGCCGAGACAAATACTTTGTTGTTGGTGCATATAAAAATGACGCTTTGGTGATGCAACTCGCCATCATGCGACTGAAATGGCACGCGGTAACTAAAGTGTGTAGGGCCTAGCCATGTGAATACACACAAGCACCAAAAAGCATTAGCAAtaattatgtcattttttttaaaactcctgAATCCCCGTAGTAATGCACACAAGAAATAACCACATACTATTTGAACGCACATAATGACCCCAATTTATTGCAAATTGGAAGACATGTTCATGGAAATCCTCACATCCTAGGAAACTTCAGACTTTCCCCAAATATTTGCATTCCTCACTTCTGAAAGAGTGAATGATTTAGACAGCTGTGGTGAATCTTTAAGACAGCTGGAAATGATCATTATGAGCCTTTAATGGTTTTTGATCAATGCAATGATTGAGGATAATAGTAATGGCTGTTTTTCTTAGTCTATATTAGTCACTCCTGCAATACTTTAATCCATTACACAGTCCTCTCTTGCAATACCGTGAATCAGTTCAATCAATGCTTTGCTATATGGTGCTGCACACATGACACGTTTTTATACTAGTAACCCGTCTCAACATTTATGATTCAGTATTGGAAGACGGGATATTCTTGAACaattttcattaataaattTGATTTAGgtgattgatttaaaataattctaTAATTACCGTTACTTTACTTGTAAATAGAAAGGCTTATAATGAATAGTAATGCATATAATCTGGGAACTATgcaataaaatgaatcaaaaattGATAAGATATTGAAAAACAGATTCCACTTAGTAAACTACATCTTCTGTCATATCATCCAACCTCACCACATCTGTGATCCACAAAtatacaaattcattttttccccactttttccatttatttattacaattaatTCAATGTTATCCATCACTTTTCCATGTGTCAGCTActcctttttccatttaaaacaaGTCCAGTATGTGACTATTCTTAAGAAGCTGAATAGTCCTGAAGGTGGGgcaggggagggagggtgggtgttttgaaagaaaaaaagggcagGTTTgtaggagggaaggaaggagggagtaATGTCCTCCCAGGAGCCTCTTCCAAGTGAGGAGTTTTTTCATAAGCTAtgtgagattattttttttctgcggtcgtctttttctcctcttcttgtaCTTTCAGGCCTCGTCTCGTTATTTTCTCTCTATTCTACGTCCTCTGCGTCGTCTCCTTGGTCTCCGTCCATTAGCAAAGCGGCGTACTTACTGGCTGAGCTGAACTTCTGATGGCAAAACAAAACGGAACCTAGATCAGTACAGTCAGCTTTGGATGCTAAACAAATAAGAGCGTATACAAGAGAAAAGATGTAAACTTTCTCAAGAAGGATGTAACAACATTagggaaaaatattttatgactGATGATGGgcactgggggaaaaaaaggattttgtaATAACCTATGATGTAGGGGGGAGCACTGGTGAAACAACTTAAGGCTTTAGGGAAACTCTTGAATGTAGTATAATTTAGTCTGACTAATCCTTGGCAGTGAAGGACTTACAGGGGTTGGGATTTCTTCAAATTTCTTTGGCTCTGGGGGTGGTCTGGAGTCTCGGTCTCTTCTGTTATCCTTTCTACAATCAGAGCGAACACTGAGGTTAAAATCTATTGGTAGACCTCAGTGCTGGAAAGTTGACTTGTGCTGTGaatcctcaaacacacacacacagctacagacAAACTAATGAAGCACAAACTACGCTCATTTTTATCATCTGAAAGCTGCTAGCATCCAGTTCACAATGTGCTCAGATCTCATTTCCAGAAGAAAAGCCTCAAGTAAAACTCCAATTTATGTTGTACTGTTAATGTTTTAGTGCTATAATTGATCATTTCAATTATTGGAAAAAGTTAAGCATTAGATGTTCACACCAGATATCCTGGTGTCCTTGTGTTCCTAATGTCCACAACGCTAAGAACAATGAATGCATCATCAGTCGTGAAACTGAGCATAGGCCATTCTTTACAGATGCCCAGTAAATGTTCTCCCAGTCTTATTAAGAACTTCGGAGTGGCTAGCTTTGGATGGCTGACCTGTCTGCCTCCTTTCTTCGGTCCCTGTTGGGACCCTCTCCTCGGCCACGCCCTGCTCCAGGCCCTGCAGGCCCCCCTCGTGCCCGTGGGGGCCCCCGGTCCCGACGCATACCGTCAGCCTTGTTCTCATCTTAAAGGAGAAGCCAGACACTTGAGTGAAGGGAGGTTGTTGGACTGTATACAGTGGACTACACTCACAACACACTGCAGCATTAAAAAGCCACTGGGTTGGATTCGAAAAGTGTAAGTCACTGATGTAGGGACAAATGAGAGGCGCACAACTGCTTGAATGCAAGCTGACCTTGTACAGTGTAACTCTTATCATTTACATTTGATATTCTGCTATTCTGATAGAGTTCTGCAAATTCTACaggtatttaatgtttttacatttggcaAGATGACTTGAGTCTGAACCTGATATCTTTTATTCCCCATATCAGAATCATGTTGCAGTTGCATATTATTCTGCACCATACAATGCAGACTAATGTGAGACATATTTCAGTGCTCCCCTTGTAATGAATACTCTCAGCAATACGTTCATGACCTTCTCCAGTCTTGATAGAAAAACACTGGACCTCCCTTATATAAGATGCATAATAACAATCTGTAGAGTTAAGTTTGACCTTTTAAGGACTTCACTGCATAAATTGAAAGATCCCAGATCCCAGTTTCCATGCAAACCTTAGTTGCCTTTTCTTGACCACAGAAGAGTTTGAAACCATTTACAGAATGGCATTGATgataacaaaacagaaatcttCAGAAGTCTGcaataactattggatggactGCTAAATAAGAGGTCAACACTTTCCTCTCGTCTAAAACATCTGAAACTAATTCTCATcagttatttgttttcattgccACAGCTTAATATGTTATTACAATGTGAATATACTACACGTTGTAAGCATGTTCAAGGCAGCTGAGCTTGAGAAGAGCCTTAAAATGGCCACCTTACTAAACCGTTTTGATTAAGATAACTTGATCTTCCCACTGGTCCCAAAGTTTGGATGTCGAGAGCCAAATTAGCAACGGAATGTGTTcattacacaaaacaaaagcagtggaCTGATTGAAAATGAGATAACCTTGCGGTTGTTCCATCCAAAGTCTCTATTATCACATATTATTGCGGATGTTTGCATGTGGTTACAAACTGTCTTCCTTCTTCAATTTCCTTTTGTAGAGTCTTTTTATAGTTGACATAATTTGCTCAATTGTATTTATGTTCTACACTGAAGTTTGCTTTGGGTAAAATCTCCCACTCATCAGTTGACCTTACCTTTACCAGATCCTATTTCATCTGCAGAACTTGGGGAGCTGAGGAGAAAGTAAGAACAGGGGAAAGTCAGGTAAAGGTATACAGAACCTTAATTGTACTTTTCTTCAAGCCTTTGAAAGCCAATTCTGGGTGTGAAAGGTTTTGAAATGGCTGTTTCTGAGCAGTCTTCCTAACATGCAGTATTTGAGTTCTCACCTGAGCTTGGGAGGAGCTGAACCACTTGGGGAGACAGGAGAGACTGGAGGTCGGCCATCACCCTCGCTAGAGCCTGTGCTGGCTGCACTTCTCTTGGCCCAAGCGTTCTCCTTTGGAGGAGGTGCAGGCATCACCTTCAGCGGCTCTTTGGAGCATATGGTAGAGGGGGGCAGTGGTGAGGTCCCAGGGGAGGAGGGCTCACCTTCTCTACCACTGAAAACCTCATTATCTCCAGAGCGGTCATTATCTCGACACCGGGAGCCTGGTGGAAGAAATGAGAAGCATGTTGTTTCTGAAGAGTTTTACATCACAATATCATTTTCAGCTCTTTTACCACTTGATGGTAAGAGGTATAAACTTGATGGTAGATATTCAccagtttttgtttgtcttggtggttttatttaaagaacacaacagacacaaaaatagGATACACAGCCACCGAGAGGCACAATACTGCCCTTCAGGTTTATAAGGAGAAACCAGTTATCTGAAGGCAAGCTCCATCAGCAATAAATGCGGAGGTATCTCACCTCTTCCAGAAGAACTTCCTTGCTGTGAAGACTCACTTCCTGTGCGAGAACGCTGAGTTTGAGGTTCTTCAGTGCGCCAGCTTGGGTccctgaaaacaaaagaaaaagcttaCACAAGACTGCAAACAGTGAGAGGAAAAAGGTGACATTTCTGAGGATAGGGCCAAACTTTACGACACACTACTTTTATTGGGTTGCTGCAGCTCTTATGCCGTggtcacaccaaaagcgaagcgaattttcttaatttttcgcgcgtttagtttacatgtaaagtcaatgcaaagaTGCGAATATACGCAAGTAGACgcgaactcgagcctggcggcgcCTCATTTGCGCGACAacgctgtgttgcgaaagccaatcagcgttgagattctcctaCTGTCATGCTGTCATGTAAGCAAAGTCCAGCACcaatcgatccgagctccgttcagaaaacaagcattttaaaagtgatttccttgtcgtcttgtagagagaactaacaaaacatgaattctgactttttacaaaccaccaccatcattatgttatttcggccacaacaagtataaagcagatatagtagttatttcttgCATGGTTGATAGCGGAAATAAATAGCTGAGTTGACAAcgataagcccctccccctctccagtGAGTCAAGCGAATAAACAAATGGacctgcgagtaaactgacgcgAGGACGCGTTGcaaatattcgcttcgcttttagTGTGAACACGGCATTATCCTAACAAAAGCTGAAATGGTTAAAAGTTTACTTGAGGGATTGCCTTCACACACCCGTTTTAAGTGAGACtataaacattgtgttttttttcactgaacaCAATCACATCTGTTTGTCATATGATATTAATGCAGGtcatttttcacacaaaaaaaaaagtgtttattccATCCCCTTGACTTCAGTGCAATGTGTCTGCCCATGCAGTAGATGCAACAAATAAATCTTCccgaaatatatttaaatcatatatAAACTATTTGAAAACTATCACAAATTGAgtcatcatcatctcatcaaAAATGACGTGTTGACTATCCATGACACCCACTGACCTGTCTCTCATCTTTCTGTCGGGTCCACGGCCTttgtcctcctccagctgcctctgcagtctctcttcctctttcttcagcctttcctccacctccctctcctTGGCTGCTGTGTCAACTGGCTTGGCCGCACCAAAGATGGATGAGGTCCTGCTGCCGGAGCTCGGAGGTGCAGCTGGGGAAGtaccaccaccgccaccaccgccgccaccgccgccaccgccgccaccgccaccaccaccaccaccactgctaccttcctcctccttgggCACGCTACGGGGCTTAAGGACTAACTTGGGTCTCTGCAGAGCAGCTCCTgtgaaatcagaaaaaaatgatattaatatggAGTTGTTAGGctgtaaataaatatctgaA
This portion of the Anoplopoma fimbria isolate UVic2021 breed Golden Eagle Sablefish chromosome 17, Afim_UVic_2022, whole genome shotgun sequence genome encodes:
- the eif4ba gene encoding eukaryotic translation initiation factor 4Ba isoform X2; translated protein: MAASAKKKNKKGKTLTLTDFLAEDKGTSNAPPSYPAKSTSWADETDDLDGDVSTSWHTEEDSFRAPAIDRSILPTAPRSAREPNVDRSRLPRSPPYTAFLGNLPYDVTEDSIKDFFRGLAISAVRLPREPSNPERLKGFGYAEFDDVDSLLRALSLNEENLGNRRIRVDIADQSNDKERDNGSMGGRDRGGRMSDLGPDKTDSDWRARPSSDADDGPPKREEAFGERSRDRFESDRFRDGPRRDNDRYDGGRDRFRDRYDDRDRRDFDRGGFDSRGGSGGGRRAFGTGFRRDYDDSRGSSDRYGERERYGDREDRYERKEEKREGDGAALQRPKLVLKPRSVPKEEEGSSGGGGGGGGGGGGGGGGGGGGGTSPAAPPSSGSRTSSIFGAAKPVDTAAKEREVEERLKKEEERLQRQLEEDKGRGPDRKMRDRDPSWRTEEPQTQRSRTGSESSQQGSSSGRGSRCRDNDRSGDNEVFSGREGEPSSPGTSPLPPSTICSKEPLKVMPAPPPKENAWAKRSAASTGSSEGDGRPPVSPVSPSGSAPPKLSSPSSADEIGSGKDENKADGMRRDRGPPRARGGPAGPGAGRGRGEGPNRDRRKEADRKDNRRDRDSRPPPEPKKFEEIPTPKFSSASKYAALLMDGDQGDDAEDVE